From the genome of Mycobacterium dioxanotrophicus, one region includes:
- a CDS encoding patatin-like phospholipase family protein: MATKRALVLAGGGIAGIAWETGILRGIADESPQTVQALLDSDVMVGTSAGSTVAAQLGSGLSLDELYLRQIGAKSAELDPGVGIDSVTDLFVDAMLTPNSDKAQKLQKIGQVALDTPTVSAAVRREVIAARLPSHEWPQRVLRISAVDIDRGELVSFDRDSGVGLVDAVAASCAVPGVWPVVTIGDRRYMDGGVNSSVNMVLAADCDAAVVLVPSGQNTPSPFGAGVSAEIDGFAGASLGVYADDDAVDAFGENPLDPDCRVPSAQAGRRQGRRVAAAVAEFLAG, from the coding sequence CTGGCAACCAAACGTGCACTGGTCCTGGCAGGCGGCGGCATCGCGGGGATCGCATGGGAGACCGGCATTCTGCGGGGCATAGCCGACGAATCCCCGCAGACGGTCCAGGCCCTGCTTGACAGTGACGTGATGGTCGGCACGTCGGCCGGTTCGACGGTCGCCGCGCAGCTCGGCAGCGGACTGAGCCTCGATGAGCTCTACCTGCGCCAGATCGGCGCGAAATCGGCCGAACTGGACCCCGGTGTTGGCATCGACAGTGTCACCGACCTGTTCGTCGACGCGATGCTCACGCCGAACTCCGACAAGGCCCAGAAACTCCAGAAGATCGGCCAGGTCGCGCTGGACACCCCGACGGTGTCGGCGGCCGTGCGCCGGGAGGTGATCGCCGCGCGGCTGCCGTCTCACGAGTGGCCGCAGCGGGTACTGCGGATCTCGGCGGTCGACATCGACCGCGGCGAGCTGGTCAGCTTCGACCGGGATTCCGGCGTCGGACTTGTCGATGCCGTCGCCGCGAGCTGCGCGGTGCCGGGCGTGTGGCCGGTCGTCACGATCGGTGATCGGCGCTATATGGACGGCGGGGTCAACAGCAGCGTGAACATGGTGCTGGCCGCCGACTGCGACGCCGCTGTCGTACTGGTGCCCTCAGGGCAGAACACCCCGTCGCCGTTCGGGGCCGGGGTGAGCGCCGAGATCGACGGTTTCGCCGGCGCATCGCTTGGCGTCTACGCCGATGACGACGCGGTGGACGCGTTCGGCGAGAACCCGCTGGACCCGGACTGCCGGGTCCCGTCGGCGCAGGCCGGCCGCAGGCAGGGGCGACGCGTCGCGGCGGCGGTGGCCGAGTTCCTGGCCGGCTGA
- a CDS encoding zinc-binding dehydrogenase, with protein sequence MTATMRAERFYADTKTVVVEDVPIPEPGPGEVLVKVAFCGICHSDLSLINGTFPAQAPVVTQGHEASGTIAKLGPGVTGWAEGDRVIVAAGRPCLTCANCRCGDIANCMRIQLMAFAYDGAWAEYTIAQAFGLTRVPDNVPLEQAAILADAVSTPYGAVVRTGKVGIGESVGVWGLGGVGTHIAQLARLVGAVPVIAVDIKPEVLDRSLELGADYAFDSRDENLGEKIAEVTGGRGLDVAFDAVGLKSTFEQALGQLTVGGRLVSVGMSAQEPTIGPTSMFGLTQKQVLGHLGYQNVDISTLATLVSLGRLDLSRSISGIVALEDIATGIERLERQDGNPIRILVQP encoded by the coding sequence ATGACCGCGACGATGCGGGCCGAGCGCTTCTACGCCGACACCAAAACGGTTGTCGTGGAAGATGTTCCGATTCCCGAGCCCGGTCCGGGCGAAGTCCTGGTGAAGGTGGCGTTCTGCGGCATCTGCCACTCCGACCTGAGCTTGATCAACGGCACGTTCCCGGCGCAGGCCCCGGTGGTGACGCAGGGCCACGAGGCTTCGGGCACCATCGCCAAACTCGGCCCAGGGGTGACGGGGTGGGCCGAGGGTGACCGGGTGATCGTCGCGGCAGGCAGGCCCTGCCTGACGTGTGCCAACTGCCGGTGCGGTGACATCGCCAACTGCATGCGGATCCAGTTGATGGCCTTCGCCTACGACGGTGCGTGGGCCGAGTACACCATCGCGCAGGCATTCGGGCTGACCCGCGTGCCGGACAACGTACCGCTGGAACAGGCCGCGATACTGGCCGATGCGGTGTCGACGCCGTACGGCGCCGTGGTGCGCACGGGCAAGGTCGGGATCGGCGAATCGGTCGGGGTGTGGGGACTCGGTGGCGTCGGCACTCACATCGCGCAACTCGCCCGGCTGGTCGGCGCCGTACCGGTGATCGCCGTCGACATCAAACCCGAAGTCCTCGACCGCTCATTGGAACTCGGCGCCGATTACGCCTTCGATTCGCGTGACGAGAACCTCGGCGAAAAGATCGCCGAGGTGACCGGCGGCCGCGGGCTCGACGTCGCGTTCGACGCGGTCGGGCTCAAGTCGACCTTCGAGCAGGCGTTGGGGCAGTTGACCGTTGGCGGCCGGCTGGTGTCGGTCGGCATGAGCGCGCAGGAGCCCACCATAGGGCCGACGTCGATGTTCGGCCTGACCCAGAAGCAGGTGCTCGGCCATCTCGGATATCAGAACGTCGACATCTCGACGTTGGCGACGCTGGTGTCGCTGGGCCGGCTCGACCTGTCGCGGTCGATCAGCGGCATCGTCGCGCTGGAGGACATCGCCACGGGCATCGAAAGGTTGGAACGCCAGGACGGTAATCCGATCCGAATCCTGGTGCAGCCCTAA
- a CDS encoding fatty acid--CoA ligase — protein sequence MDSTMQNWPLTITAILRHACGANGDRTVTTATGHGGYRTSTYREIGEQAARLAHALRGFGITGDERVGTFMWNNAEHLAAYLALPAMGAVLHTLNIRLSPEQIAYIANEAQDRVIVADASLVPQLAPVLPLLEAVHTVIVSGDGDLSALSGVTVVRYDDVLAAQPAQFDWPDIDENSAAAMCYTSGTTGNPKGVVYCHRSSYLHSLSTCTANALDVGAGDVVLPIVPMFHANAWGLPYAALMAGADLVMPDRFLDGVSLIELIESQRPTVAGAVPTIWNDVMHCLEKAPGHDISSLRLVACGGSAVPVSLMRTFQERYDVYIQQAWGMTETSPLATVAKPLPGVSEERHWAMRATAGRAMCGVEVRIVDDTGTPMPADGKAVGELEVRGPWITGSYYRGRDAEKFDTGWLRTGDVGCIDEDGYVTLTDRAKDVIKSGGEWISSVELENLLIAHPAVLEAAVVGVPDERWQERPLAVVVLHENATASPAELREFLADKVVRWWLPERWTFIDQVPRTSVGKYDKKTIRARHADGAYEVITI from the coding sequence GTGGACAGCACCATGCAGAACTGGCCGTTGACCATCACGGCGATCCTGCGGCACGCCTGTGGCGCCAACGGCGACCGAACCGTCACCACCGCCACCGGTCACGGGGGATACCGCACCAGCACCTACCGCGAGATCGGCGAACAGGCCGCCCGGCTGGCGCATGCCCTGCGGGGCTTCGGCATCACCGGCGACGAGCGGGTGGGCACGTTCATGTGGAACAACGCCGAACATCTGGCCGCCTATCTGGCCCTGCCTGCGATGGGGGCGGTGCTGCACACCCTCAACATCCGGTTGTCCCCGGAGCAGATCGCCTACATCGCCAACGAAGCGCAGGACCGGGTGATCGTGGCCGACGCGTCTCTGGTGCCGCAGCTGGCCCCGGTGCTGCCGCTCCTGGAGGCAGTGCACACCGTGATCGTGTCCGGGGACGGCGACCTCAGTGCTCTGAGCGGGGTCACGGTCGTGCGGTACGACGACGTGCTGGCGGCCCAGCCCGCGCAGTTCGACTGGCCGGACATCGACGAGAACTCTGCTGCCGCAATGTGTTACACGAGCGGTACCACCGGAAACCCCAAGGGAGTGGTGTACTGCCACCGGTCGAGTTATCTGCACTCGCTGTCCACCTGCACCGCCAACGCACTCGACGTCGGCGCGGGCGACGTGGTGTTGCCGATCGTGCCGATGTTCCACGCGAATGCGTGGGGGCTACCGTACGCGGCCCTGATGGCCGGGGCGGATCTGGTGATGCCGGACCGGTTCCTCGACGGTGTCTCGCTGATCGAACTGATCGAATCGCAGCGCCCCACAGTGGCCGGCGCCGTCCCCACCATTTGGAACGACGTCATGCACTGCCTGGAAAAGGCTCCGGGACACGATATTTCGTCGTTGCGACTGGTTGCCTGCGGCGGCTCGGCGGTACCGGTGTCGCTCATGCGGACGTTCCAGGAGCGCTACGACGTCTACATCCAACAGGCGTGGGGGATGACCGAGACGTCGCCGCTGGCGACGGTCGCCAAACCGCTGCCCGGAGTGTCCGAGGAACGGCACTGGGCCATGCGCGCGACGGCGGGCCGAGCGATGTGCGGTGTCGAGGTCCGCATCGTCGACGACACGGGTACACCCATGCCCGCCGACGGTAAAGCCGTGGGGGAGCTGGAAGTACGCGGGCCGTGGATCACGGGCAGCTACTACCGGGGCCGGGACGCGGAGAAGTTCGACACCGGCTGGCTGCGCACCGGCGACGTCGGCTGCATCGACGAAGACGGCTATGTCACGCTCACCGACCGGGCCAAGGACGTCATCAAATCCGGTGGCGAGTGGATATCCTCGGTGGAGCTGGAGAATCTGCTGATCGCCCACCCCGCTGTGCTGGAGGCCGCCGTGGTCGGCGTGCCCGACGAGCGCTGGCAGGAACGCCCGCTCGCCGTGGTGGTGCTGCACGAGAACGCCACGGCCAGCCCGGCGGAACTACGAGAATTCCTGGCGGACAAGGTGGTTCGGTGGTGGCTTCCGGAGCGCTGGACATTCATCGACCAGGTTCCGCGCACCAGCGTCGGCAAGTACGACAAGAAGACCATCCGCGCCCGGCACGCCGACGGCGCGTATGAGGTGATCACCATCTAG
- a CDS encoding lipid-transfer protein has product MVNKVFVVGVGMTKFEKPGRRLNDNGSAWDYPDMARESGTNALKDAGISYDQVQQGYVGYCSGDSTSGQRALYELGMTGIPIVNVNNNCSTGSTALYLAAQAIRGGLADCTIALGFEKMQPGALQAGAQDRESPLGRHVKALAEIDEFAFPVAPWMFGAAGREHMKKYGSTAEHFAKIGYKNHKHSVNNPYAQFQDEYTLDDILAAKMISDPLTKLQCSPTSDGSGAAILAGEEFVDKHGLASQAVEIVGQAMTTDFASTFDGSAANIIGYDMNVQAAQQVYAQSGLGPEDFQVIELHDCFSANELLLYEALGLCGEGEAPRLIDNDDTTYGGRWVVNPSGGLISKGHPLGATGLAQCAELTWQLRGTADKRQVDGVNAALQHNIGLGGAAVVTAYQRADR; this is encoded by the coding sequence ATGGTCAACAAAGTGTTCGTTGTAGGGGTGGGGATGACGAAGTTCGAGAAGCCCGGCCGTCGCCTCAACGACAATGGTTCGGCGTGGGACTACCCGGACATGGCGCGGGAGTCGGGTACCAACGCGCTCAAGGACGCCGGGATCTCCTACGACCAGGTCCAACAGGGGTATGTCGGATATTGCTCGGGGGATTCCACGTCGGGTCAGCGCGCGCTCTACGAACTGGGCATGACGGGCATCCCGATCGTCAACGTGAACAACAACTGTTCCACCGGCTCGACCGCGCTTTACCTTGCCGCACAAGCGATCCGGGGCGGCCTGGCGGACTGCACCATCGCGCTGGGCTTCGAGAAGATGCAGCCGGGCGCGCTGCAGGCGGGCGCCCAGGACCGCGAGTCGCCACTGGGCCGCCACGTCAAGGCACTGGCCGAGATCGACGAATTCGCATTCCCGGTGGCGCCGTGGATGTTCGGCGCGGCCGGCCGCGAACACATGAAGAAGTACGGCTCCACCGCCGAGCATTTCGCGAAGATCGGCTACAAGAACCACAAACACTCGGTCAACAATCCGTACGCGCAGTTCCAGGACGAGTACACCCTCGACGACATCCTGGCCGCCAAGATGATCTCCGATCCGCTGACCAAGCTGCAGTGCTCGCCCACCTCCGACGGATCCGGCGCGGCGATCCTGGCCGGTGAGGAGTTCGTCGACAAGCACGGGCTGGCTTCCCAGGCGGTCGAGATCGTCGGGCAGGCCATGACCACCGACTTCGCCTCGACGTTCGACGGCAGCGCCGCCAACATCATCGGCTACGACATGAATGTACAAGCGGCCCAACAGGTCTACGCACAGTCCGGCCTCGGCCCTGAGGATTTCCAGGTCATCGAGCTACACGACTGCTTCTCGGCCAACGAGCTGCTGCTCTACGAAGCCCTTGGCCTGTGCGGCGAAGGTGAAGCGCCGCGGCTGATCGACAACGACGACACCACCTACGGCGGACGCTGGGTGGTCAACCCGTCCGGCGGGCTCATCTCCAAGGGCCACCCGCTGGGTGCGACGGGCCTGGCCCAGTGCGCCGAGCTGACCTGGCAGTTGCGCGGCACCGCCGACAAGCGTCAGGTCGACGGCGTCAACGCTGCGCTGCAACACAACATCGGCCTTGGCGGCGCCGCCGTCGTGACGGCCTACCAGCGCGCCGACCGCTAG
- a CDS encoding NAD(P)H-dependent amine dehydrogenase family protein — MLKVVQWATGGVGVAAIKGVLEHPDLELAGCWVHSEAKNGRDVGELIGAGPIGVVATNSVDEILSLDADAVIYAPLVPNPDEVAALLRSGKNVVTPIGWFYPSDKQAEPLRAAALEGGATLHGTGIAPGGISEKFPLLVSALSTGVRFVRAEEFSDLRTYEAPDVVRHVMGFGGEPDNALSGPMQKLLDGGFIQAIKLVVDQIGFNAEPRIRATQEIAVATAPIESPIGVIEPGQVAGRKFHWEAIVGDEPVVRITVNWLMGEENLEPAWTFGPAGQRYEMAVRGNPDFTMVINGFQGIVGEQGPEPGVVATAAHCVNSVPAVCAAAPGIATYPDLPLISGKAAPDLR; from the coding sequence GTGCTCAAAGTGGTGCAGTGGGCGACCGGCGGAGTCGGCGTGGCCGCCATCAAAGGCGTGCTGGAACACCCGGACCTGGAACTGGCCGGGTGCTGGGTGCATTCCGAGGCCAAGAACGGCAGGGACGTCGGAGAGCTCATCGGCGCCGGGCCCATCGGCGTCGTCGCGACCAACAGCGTCGACGAGATCCTCTCGCTGGATGCCGACGCCGTCATCTACGCGCCGCTCGTGCCCAACCCCGACGAAGTCGCGGCGCTGCTGCGGTCCGGCAAGAACGTCGTCACCCCGATCGGCTGGTTCTACCCGTCCGACAAGCAGGCCGAGCCGCTGCGGGCCGCGGCACTCGAGGGCGGCGCCACATTGCACGGCACCGGTATCGCGCCCGGCGGCATCAGCGAGAAGTTCCCCCTGCTGGTGTCCGCGCTGTCCACCGGTGTGCGGTTCGTGCGCGCCGAGGAATTCTCCGACCTGCGCACCTACGAGGCGCCCGACGTGGTGCGCCACGTGATGGGCTTCGGCGGCGAGCCTGACAACGCGCTGAGCGGACCGATGCAGAAGCTGCTCGACGGCGGCTTCATTCAGGCCATCAAGTTGGTTGTGGACCAGATCGGGTTCAACGCCGAGCCGCGGATCAGGGCGACGCAGGAGATCGCCGTGGCCACCGCGCCCATCGAATCGCCGATCGGCGTGATCGAACCGGGTCAGGTCGCAGGGCGAAAATTCCACTGGGAGGCCATCGTCGGTGATGAGCCCGTCGTTCGGATCACGGTCAACTGGCTGATGGGTGAGGAAAATCTAGAACCGGCATGGACTTTCGGGCCGGCCGGGCAGCGCTACGAGATGGCGGTCCGGGGCAATCCGGATTTCACCATGGTCATCAACGGATTTCAGGGCATCGTCGGCGAGCAGGGCCCCGAGCCCGGCGTCGTCGCCACCGCGGCGCACTGCGTCAACTCGGTGCCTGCGGTGTGTGCGGCGGCGCCGGGCATCGCCACCTATCCCGACCTGCCGCTGATCAGCGGGAAGGCGGCACCCGACCTGCGGTGA
- a CDS encoding TetR/AcrR family transcriptional regulator: MENKRRTQEERSAATREALIAAARRLWGERGYSEVGTPEIATAAGVTRGAMYHQFADKAALFLAVVEVVEQDVMARLATEVAASGATTPADAIRAAVDAWLEVSGDPEVRQLILLDAPSVLGWAGFRDVAQRYSLGMTEQLLAEAIKAGQLARQPVRALAHVLIGALDEAAMAIATAEDPKKARREIRQVLRRLIDAMLTG; encoded by the coding sequence ATGGAAAACAAGAGACGTACTCAGGAAGAGCGCTCCGCGGCCACCCGTGAAGCGTTGATCGCGGCTGCCCGGCGACTGTGGGGTGAGCGCGGCTACTCAGAGGTGGGGACGCCGGAGATCGCCACGGCCGCAGGCGTGACCCGAGGCGCGATGTATCACCAATTCGCCGACAAGGCAGCACTTTTTCTGGCCGTGGTGGAGGTCGTGGAGCAGGACGTGATGGCGCGGTTGGCGACCGAGGTGGCCGCGTCGGGCGCGACGACTCCGGCCGACGCGATCCGCGCCGCGGTCGACGCGTGGCTGGAGGTGTCCGGCGATCCCGAGGTGCGCCAGCTGATCCTGCTCGACGCGCCGAGTGTGCTCGGCTGGGCAGGGTTCCGCGACGTGGCCCAGCGCTACAGCCTCGGCATGACCGAGCAACTGCTCGCCGAGGCGATCAAGGCCGGTCAACTCGCGCGTCAGCCCGTGCGGGCCTTGGCGCACGTGCTGATCGGCGCCCTCGACGAGGCGGCCATGGCCATCGCTACCGCCGAGGATCCGAAGAAGGCCCGCCGCGAGATCCGGCAGGTGCTACGCCGGCTGATCGACGCAATGCTGACCGGTTGA
- a CDS encoding SulP family inorganic anion transporter has product MRFRVAPSPALLPYQRQWLRSDVFAGLAAGAVVIPQAMAYATVANMPVEFGLYSCMLPMIVYAFTGGSRSVSVSTTSTVATLTASTMLGAGVLAGSSGAPSDLMTLTLLVGVILLVARVLRLGSVVENINEATLIGLKAGVGLTIAAGQLPKLLGVTPDPNHEGFFRVLASALRQLGHAHLMTVVLSLASIGLLWFIGRAYPKVPGPLVVAGLGIAGASFGGLSALGVKLIPAVPEGLPVPGWPAFDHVGHLFPGALAIAMMAFLETVSAARGIRRREDAQIEPDRELSALGLAAVAGAFFHALPPSGGFSQSQVNTRSGARSQVSGLVTAALAVVVALLLAPVLSKLPEATLGAMVLVPVLGLIEVRALRQLWTFSRREFTLAILVMTVALTVGLLPAVAVGVLLTLYAVLHNANQPHVVQVVDHHGISTDGPEGELVHPADPLVLRTQVALYTANLRANTKMMRVMALSADPPPKTLVVDLSRQLSISTTILDGLRDLDADLAAAGVRVEFAAMPATALALARRWPWWQDVEREGRYRQV; this is encoded by the coding sequence GTGCGATTTCGCGTTGCGCCCAGCCCTGCGCTGCTGCCCTACCAACGACAATGGTTGCGCAGTGACGTGTTCGCCGGACTCGCGGCGGGCGCCGTGGTCATTCCGCAGGCGATGGCGTACGCGACGGTGGCCAACATGCCCGTCGAATTCGGCCTCTACAGTTGCATGCTGCCGATGATCGTCTATGCGTTCACGGGCGGTTCGCGCAGCGTCAGCGTCAGCACCACGTCGACGGTCGCGACGCTGACGGCGTCGACGATGCTGGGTGCGGGCGTGCTGGCCGGATCATCGGGCGCCCCTTCGGATTTGATGACCTTGACGCTGCTCGTCGGGGTGATCCTGCTGGTCGCCCGGGTGTTGCGGCTGGGATCGGTGGTGGAGAACATCAACGAGGCCACCCTGATCGGCCTCAAGGCCGGTGTCGGGTTGACCATCGCGGCCGGTCAGCTGCCGAAACTGCTGGGTGTGACACCGGATCCGAATCACGAAGGCTTCTTCCGCGTCCTTGCCTCGGCGCTACGCCAACTGGGCCATGCCCATCTCATGACCGTGGTGCTCTCACTCGCCAGCATCGGGCTGCTGTGGTTCATCGGCCGCGCCTACCCGAAAGTTCCTGGCCCGCTGGTGGTCGCCGGGCTGGGTATCGCGGGCGCCTCGTTCGGCGGGTTGTCCGCACTCGGCGTCAAGTTGATACCCGCTGTGCCCGAAGGACTTCCGGTTCCCGGATGGCCGGCGTTCGATCACGTCGGCCATCTGTTCCCCGGGGCGCTGGCGATCGCGATGATGGCGTTCTTGGAGACCGTGTCGGCGGCTCGCGGCATCCGCCGCCGCGAGGATGCGCAGATCGAGCCGGACCGGGAGCTCAGCGCCCTGGGGCTGGCCGCGGTGGCCGGTGCGTTCTTCCACGCGCTGCCACCCTCGGGCGGTTTCTCTCAGAGCCAGGTGAACACCCGGTCGGGTGCCCGCAGCCAGGTGTCGGGGTTGGTGACCGCGGCGCTGGCGGTGGTGGTGGCGTTGCTGCTGGCACCGGTGTTGTCCAAGCTGCCGGAAGCGACGCTCGGTGCCATGGTCCTGGTTCCGGTTCTCGGGCTGATCGAGGTGCGGGCGCTGCGGCAGCTGTGGACATTCAGCCGCCGCGAGTTCACGTTGGCGATCCTGGTGATGACCGTGGCGCTGACCGTGGGCCTGCTGCCTGCCGTCGCCGTCGGGGTGCTGCTGACGCTGTATGCGGTGTTGCACAACGCAAATCAGCCACATGTGGTGCAGGTCGTCGACCACCACGGCATCAGTACCGACGGGCCGGAGGGCGAACTGGTCCATCCGGCTGATCCTCTGGTGCTCAGGACCCAGGTGGCGCTGTACACCGCGAACCTGAGGGCCAACACCAAGATGATGCGCGTCATGGCGCTGTCGGCCGATCCGCCGCCAAAGACGTTGGTAGTGGACCTTTCCCGGCAGCTGAGCATCAGCACCACGATCCTCGACGGCCTGCGCGACCTGGATGCCGATCTGGCCGCGGCGGGCGTCCGTGTGGAGTTCGCCGCCATGCCCGCGACGGCCCTGGCTCTCGCGCGCCGGTGGCCGTGGTGGCAGGACGTCGAGCGCGAGGGTCGCTACCGGCAGGTGTGA
- a CDS encoding patatin-like phospholipase family protein yields MRVALALGSGGARGYAHIGVINELRERGYEVVGVSGSSMGALVGGLHAAGKLDDFAEWARTLTQRAVLRLLDPSLTAAGIMRAEKILDAVRDILGEATIEDLPIPYTAVATDLIAGKSVWLQHGPVDAAIRASIAIPGVIAPHALGGRLLGDGGILDPLPMAPIAAVNADLTIAVSVSGGDPGTAATPEDREPRPSAEWLNRMLRSTSGVLDTASVRSMLDRPTARAVLSRFGATIPDGELAETDTDDIPETAGAPRLGSFEVMYRTIDIAQAALARHTLAAYPPDLLIEVPRSVCRSLEFHRAGEVIGIGQELAARALDG; encoded by the coding sequence ATGCGAGTTGCGCTGGCTCTCGGCAGCGGTGGCGCGCGCGGCTACGCGCACATCGGCGTCATCAACGAACTGCGCGAACGCGGCTACGAGGTGGTCGGTGTCTCCGGGTCGTCCATGGGAGCGCTCGTCGGCGGGCTGCACGCCGCGGGCAAGCTTGACGATTTCGCCGAGTGGGCGCGGACTTTGACCCAGCGTGCGGTGTTGCGGCTGCTCGACCCGTCGCTCACGGCCGCGGGGATCATGCGCGCGGAGAAGATCCTCGACGCCGTCCGCGACATCCTCGGCGAGGCCACCATCGAGGATCTGCCCATCCCCTATACCGCGGTCGCGACGGATCTGATCGCCGGGAAATCGGTATGGCTGCAGCACGGCCCGGTCGATGCGGCGATCCGGGCATCGATTGCCATCCCCGGCGTGATCGCCCCGCATGCGCTCGGCGGCCGGCTGCTCGGCGACGGCGGCATACTCGATCCGTTGCCGATGGCGCCGATCGCCGCGGTCAACGCCGACCTGACCATCGCGGTCAGCGTGTCCGGCGGTGATCCGGGCACGGCCGCGACACCGGAGGATCGCGAGCCCCGGCCGAGCGCCGAGTGGCTCAACCGGATGCTGCGCAGCACGTCGGGGGTCTTGGATACGGCGTCGGTCCGCAGCATGCTCGACCGGCCGACGGCCCGCGCGGTGCTGAGCCGGTTCGGGGCGACGATCCCCGACGGCGAGCTCGCGGAAACCGACACCGACGACATCCCCGAGACCGCTGGGGCGCCGCGGTTGGGCAGCTTCGAGGTGATGTACCGCACCATCGACATCGCGCAGGCCGCGCTGGCCCGGCACACGCTGGCGGCCTATCCCCCCGATCTGCTCATCGAGGTGCCCCGCTCGGTGTGCCGCAGCCTGGAGTTCCACCGGGCCGGCGAGGTGATCGGGATCGGTCAGGAGTTGGCCGCCCGCGCGCTCGACGGCTGA
- a CDS encoding class II glutamine amidotransferase, protein MCRLFGLHAGHHAVTATFWLLNAPDSLAAQSRHNPDGTGLGVFGPDGAPHVYKQPIAAWQDCAFATEAHDLTATTFIAHVRYASTGALEVRNTHPFLQDGRIFAHNGVVEGLDVLDARLADLGVADLVGGESDSERVFALITAAIRSAEGDVTAGLRDAIGWLADTVPIYAVNVLLSTATGLWALRYPDTHELYLLDRREVAERQMRMRSHRIAAHSEQLSRHPAVVFASEPMDGEPWQPLAPGELVHVDADLNIHREVVFPDPPKHLLQLAELTEKAAASQHPAG, encoded by the coding sequence ATGTGTCGGTTGTTCGGACTGCACGCGGGCCATCACGCCGTCACGGCGACCTTCTGGCTGCTGAATGCGCCGGACAGCCTCGCCGCGCAGAGCAGGCACAACCCGGACGGCACCGGACTGGGCGTATTCGGGCCCGACGGCGCACCGCACGTCTACAAGCAACCCATTGCGGCGTGGCAGGACTGCGCTTTCGCGACCGAGGCCCACGACCTCACCGCAACCACGTTCATCGCCCATGTCCGGTACGCGTCGACCGGTGCGCTCGAGGTACGCAACACGCACCCCTTCCTGCAGGACGGACGGATCTTCGCGCACAACGGTGTGGTCGAAGGACTCGACGTGCTGGACGCGCGGCTCGCTGACCTGGGAGTCGCCGATCTGGTCGGCGGCGAGAGCGATTCCGAGCGGGTGTTCGCGTTGATCACCGCCGCGATCCGCAGCGCCGAGGGCGACGTGACCGCCGGGCTGCGCGACGCCATCGGCTGGCTCGCCGACACCGTGCCGATATACGCCGTCAACGTCCTGCTCAGCACCGCCACTGGACTGTGGGCGTTGCGCTACCCGGACACTCACGAGCTGTACCTGTTGGATCGCCGCGAGGTGGCCGAGCGACAGATGCGGATGCGCAGCCACCGCATCGCCGCGCACTCCGAGCAGCTGAGTCGGCACCCGGCGGTGGTGTTCGCGAGCGAGCCGATGGACGGCGAGCCCTGGCAGCCGCTCGCACCCGGTGAACTGGTACACGTCGACGCCGACCTGAACATCCACCGCGAGGTGGTCTTCCCCGATCCTCCGAAGCATCTGCTGCAACTGGCCGAGCTCACCGAGAAGGCTGCCGCGTCACAACACCCCGCCGGGTGA
- a CDS encoding alpha/beta fold hydrolase, whose amino-acid sequence MSIIEISAGTVHFEEFGPKDGRPVVFVHGYMMGGQLWRQVSARLAARGLRCIAPTWPLGAHPEPLRPGADRSIRGVASIVADTLATLDLDDVALVGNDTGGVVTQLVAVHHPDRIGALVLTSCDAFEHFPPPILKPLISAAQSKVLFRGVAQAVRIPAVRRRAYAGLAHANIDVLTREWVHTTRSNPAIAEDLRQFTLSLRTEVTTGVAARLPEFTKPTLIAWSADDVFFELGDGERLASIIPHARLEIIDGARTFSMIDRPDRLADLLSTIAVRT is encoded by the coding sequence ATGTCGATCATTGAGATTAGCGCCGGAACCGTCCATTTCGAGGAATTCGGACCGAAGGACGGCAGGCCGGTCGTCTTCGTCCACGGGTACATGATGGGTGGGCAGCTGTGGCGCCAGGTCAGCGCGCGCCTGGCGGCGCGTGGCCTGCGGTGCATCGCCCCGACCTGGCCACTGGGCGCGCATCCCGAACCGTTGCGGCCCGGCGCCGATCGCAGCATCCGCGGCGTCGCGAGCATCGTCGCCGACACGCTCGCCACCCTGGATCTCGACGACGTCGCACTGGTCGGCAATGACACCGGCGGGGTGGTCACGCAGCTGGTCGCCGTGCATCATCCGGACCGAATCGGCGCCCTGGTGTTGACGAGTTGCGATGCGTTCGAACACTTTCCACCGCCCATCCTCAAGCCGCTGATCAGCGCCGCACAATCCAAGGTGCTGTTCCGGGGCGTCGCGCAGGCCGTGCGGATCCCTGCTGTGCGCAGGCGTGCCTACGCGGGCCTGGCCCACGCGAACATCGATGTCCTCACCCGGGAATGGGTGCACACCACCCGGTCGAACCCGGCGATCGCCGAGGATCTGCGGCAGTTCACCCTGTCGCTGCGCACCGAGGTCACCACCGGGGTGGCCGCCCGGCTCCCCGAATTCACCAAGCCGACGCTGATCGCGTGGTCGGCCGACGACGTGTTCTTCGAGCTCGGCGACGGCGAACGGCTGGCAAGCATCATCCCGCACGCCCGCCTCGAGATCATCGACGGCGCCCGCACCTTCTCGATGATCGACCGGCCCGATCGGTTGGCAGACCTGCTGTCGACCATAGCCGTGCGGACCTGA